A window from Citrus sinensis cultivar Valencia sweet orange chromosome 3, DVS_A1.0, whole genome shotgun sequence encodes these proteins:
- the LOC102608242 gene encoding extensin-2-like isoform X2, which translates to MAIPGGNPPRGQFWPHFAVALLAIIVVVSSNVVSVSADGYSYASPPPPPYEYKSPPPPEKSPPYEYKSPPPPEKSPPYEYKSPPPPEKSPPPPYEYKSPPPPEKSPPPPYEYKSPPPPEKSPPPPYYYESPPPPEKSPPPPPYYYKSPPPPEKSPPPPYYYKSPPPPEKYPSPHYYYKSPPPPSPSPPPPYYYKSPPPPEKSPPPPYYYKSPPPPEKSPPPPYYYKSPPPPEKSPPPPYYYKSPPPPENSPPPPYYYKSPPPPEKSPPPPYYYKSPPPPEKHLPPPYYYKSPPPPEKSPPPPYYYKSPPPPVKYPPPPYYYKSPPPPSPYPPPPYYYKSPPPPSPLPHPPYYYKSPPPPVKYPPPPYYYKSPPPPTHYVSPPYYYHSPPPPAPYPHPHPHPHTFVVKVVGKVYCFRCYDWEYPEKSHDKKHLKGAVVEVTCEVGDKKIKAYGKTKINGKYSITVEGFDYGKYGAKACKAKLHMAPKGSPCNIPTDLHWGKKGAKLKVKSKTDYEVVLYAKPFAYAPKTPYEECEKHKPEPTPAPYYYKSPPPPPPTYIYKSPPPPPYYYKSPPPPVKYPPPYYYKSPPPPVKYPPSPYYYKSPPPPSPSPYYYKSPPPPTYSPPPYYYKSPPPPVYSHPPPYYYKSPPPPVYSPPPYYYKSPPPPVYSPPPPYYYKSPPPPVYSPPPYYYKSPPPPVHSPPPPYYYKSPPPPSPSPPPPYYYKSPPPPIKYPTPPYYYKSPPPPVYSSPPPYYYKSPPPPVHSPPPPYYYKSPPPPVHSPPPPYYYKSPPPPSPSPPPPYYYKSPPPPVYSPPPPYYYKSPPPPSPSPPPPYYYKSPPPPVHIPAPYYYKSPPPPVYSSPPPYYYKSPPPPVYSPPPPYYYKSPPPPVYSPPPPYYYKSPPPPVYSPPPPYYYKSPPPPVYSPPPPYYYKSPPPPVHSPPPPYYYKSPPPPVHSPPPPYYYKSPPPPVYSPPPPYYYKSPPPPSPSPPPPYYYHSPPPPVHSPPPPYYYKSPPPPSPSPPPPYYYHSPPPPVHSPPPPYYYKSPPPPSPSPPPPYYYHSPPPPVKSPPPPVYNYASPPPPY; encoded by the exons ATGGCGATTCCGGGCGGAAACCCGCCTCGGGGTCAGTTTTGGCCCCATTTTGCAGTGGCATTGCTGGCCATTATAGTTGTTGTTTCAAGTAATGTAGTTTCAGTATCTGCTGATGGCTACTCTTATGCTTCTCCACCACCCCCACCTTATGAATATaaatcaccaccaccaccggAAAAATCTCCACCTTATGAGTATAagtcaccaccaccacctgAAAAATCTCCACCTTATGAGTACAAGTCACCTCCACCACCTGAAAAATCTCCACCACCACCTTATGAGTACAAGTCACCTCCACCACCCGAAAAATCTCCACCACCAC CTTATGAGTACAAGTCTCCTCCACCGCCCGAAAAGTCTCCACCTCCGCCTTACTACTACGAGTCTCCTCCACCTCCTGAGAAATCACCACCACCCCCACCTTACTACTACAAGTCTCCCCCACCACCCGAAAAGTCTCCACCTCCACCATACTACTACAAGTCCCCCCCGCCACCTGAAAAATATCCATCCCCACATTACTACTACAAGTCTCCCCCACCACCATCTCCTTCACCACCTCCACCTTACTACTACAAGTCGCCTCCACCACCCGAGAAATCTCCGCCACCACCGTACTACTACAAGTCTCCCCCACCACCTGAAAAATCTCCACCCCCACCTTACTACTACAAGTCTCCTCCACCACCCGAGAAATCTCCGCCACCACCGTACTACTACAAGTCTCCCCCACCACCTGAAAACTCTCCACCCCCACCTTACTACTATAAGTCTCCTCCTCCCCCCGAAAAATCTCCACCACCACCTTACTACTATAAGTCTCCCCCACCACCCGAAAAGCATCTACCCCCACCTTACTACTATAAGTCTCCACCCCCACCCGAGAAATCTCCACCGCCACCTTACTACTACAAGTCTCCACCACCTCCCGTGAAATATCCTCCACCGCCCTACTACTATAAATCTCCACCACCACCTTCACCATATCCTCCACCACCATACTATTACAAgtctccaccaccaccatctcCTTTACCACATCCTCCATACTACTACAAATCTCCACCTCCCCCGGTTAAGTATCCACCACCTCCTTACTACTATAAGTCTCCTCCACCACCCACGCATTACGTCTCACCGCCGTACTACTACCATTCTCCGCCACCACCTGCGCCATACCCTCACCCTCATCCACATCCCCACACTTTTGTGGTGAAGGTTGTTGGAAAAGTATACTGTTTCAGATGTTACGACTGGGAGTATCCGGAGAAGTCACATGACAAGAAACATCTTAAAG GTGCTGTAGTTGAAGTGACATGCGAGGTTGGTGACAAGAAAATCAAGGCATATGGAAAGACGAAGATCAACGGCAAATACAGCATCACAGTCGAAGGTTTTGATTACGGCAAATATGGAGCCAAAGCATGCAAGGCCAAGCTCCATATGGCACCAAAGGGTTCACCATGCAATATTCCCACTGACTTGCACTGGGGTAAAAAGGGAGCCAAACTTAAAGTCAAGTCGAAGACTGATTATGAAGTTGTGCTCTACGCCAAGCCATTTGCTTATGCTCCTAAGACTCCTTATGAGGAATGTGAGAAGCACAAGCCTGAGCCTACCCCCGCTCCTTATTACTACAAGTCACCGCCTCCACCGCCACCAACTTACATTTATAAGtctcctccacctccaccatATTATTACAAGTCTCCACCACCTCCTGTGAAATACCCACCACCTTATTACTATAAATCTCCCCCACCTCCTGTAAAATACCCACCGTCGCCTTATTACTATAAGTCTCCGCCACCACCATCTCCATCACCATATTACTATAAGTCTCCACCGCCACCAACTTACTCTCCTCCCCCATACTATTATAAGTCTCCACCTCCACCAGTCTATTCCCATCCCCCACCGTACTACTACAAGTCTCCTCCACCACCAGTTTATTCACCACCACCATACTACTATAAATCCCCACCACCACCGGTCTACTCACCTCCACCACCATACTATTACAAGTCTCCTCCCCCACCTGTCTACTCACCTCCACCATACTACTACAAATCTCCACCACCTCCAGTCCACTCACCTCCACCACCATATTACTATAAATCTCCACCACCTCCTTCACCCTCACCACCACCACCCTATTATTACAAATCCCCTCCACCTCCAATAAAGTATCCGACACCACCTTACTATTATAAATCTCCACCACCACCGGTCTATTCTTCTCCTCCACCGTATTACTACAAGTCACCTCCACCACCTGTCCACTCACCACCACCGCCATACTACTATAAATCACCTCCACCACCAGTCCACTCTCCTCCACCACCTTACTACTATAAATCTCCGCCACCTCCATCGCCATCTCCTCCACCTCCATACTATTATAAATCACCTCCACCACCAGTCTATTCACCCCCACCACCATACTACTACAAGTCTCCACCACCACCTTCACCATCCCCTCCACCTCCCTACTATTACAAGTCACCACCACCGCCAGTCCACATACCTGCCCCATACTATTACAAATCACCTCCACCACCAGTCTACTCATCTCCACCGCCTTACTACTACAAGTCACCCCCTCCTCCCGTTTACTCACCTCCGCCACCTTACTACTACAAGTCACCACCCCCTCCAGTTTACTCGCCTCCGCCACCGTACTACTACAAGTCACCGCCCCCTCCAGTTTACTCGCCTCCGCCACCGTACTACTACAAGTCACCGCCCCCTCCAGTTTACTCGCCTCCGCCACCATACTACTACAAATCCCCGCCACCACCAGTCCACTCTCCTCCACCTCCATACTACTACAAATCCCCGCCACCTCCAGTCCACTCTCCTCCTCCACCCTACTACTACAAATCCCCGCCACCACCAGTCTACTCTCCTCCCCCGCCCTACTACTACAAATCCCCACCACCTCCGTCGCCATCTCCTCCACCCCCATACTATTACCACTCTCCTCCCCCTCCAGTCCACTCACCTCCACCACCATACTATTACAAGTCCCCACCACCTCCGTCACCATCTCCTCCACCTCCGTACTATTACCACTCTCCTCCCCCACCAGTCCACTCGCCTCCACCACCGTACTATTACAAATCCCCACCACCTCCATCACCATCCCCACCACCTCCATACTACTACCACTCTCCTCCCCCACCTGTGAAGTCACCTCCACCACCAGTTTACAATTATGCATCTCCACCACCACCCTACTAA
- the LOC102608242 gene encoding extensin-2-like isoform X9, whose product MAIPGGNPPRGQFWPHFAVALLAIIVVVSSNVVSVSADGYSYASPPPPPYEYKSPPPPEKSPPYEYKSPPPPEKSPPYEYKSPPPPEKSPPPPYEYKSPPPPEKSPPPPYEYKSPPPPEKYPPPPYEYKSPPPPEKSPPPPYYYESPPPPEKSPPPPPYYYKSPPPPEKSPPPPYYYKSPPPPEKYPSPHYYYKSPPPPSPSPPPPYYYKSPPPPEKSPPPPYYYKSPPPPEKSPPPPYYYKSPPPPEKHLPPPYYYKSPPPPVKYPPPPYYYKSPPPPSPYPPPPYYYKSPPPPSPLPHPPYYYKSPPPPVKYPPPPYYYKSPPPPTHYVSPPYYYHSPPPPAPYPHPHPHPHTFVVKVVGKVYCFRCYDWEYPEKSHDKKHLKGAVVEVTCEVGDKKIKAYGKTKINGKYSITVEGFDYGKYGAKACKAKLHMAPKGSPCNIPTDLHWGKKGAKLKVKSKTDYEVVLYAKPFAYAPKTPYEECEKHKPEPTPAPYYYKSPPPPPPTYIYKSPPPPPYYYKSPPPPVKYPPPYYYKSPPPPVKYPPSPYYYKSPPPPSPSPYYYKSPPPPTYSPPPYYYKSPPPPVYSHPPPYYYKSPPPPVYSPPPYYYKSPPPPVYSPPPPYYYKSPPPPVYSPPPYYYKSPPPPVHSPPPPYYYKSPPPPSPSPPPPYYYKSPPPPIKYPTPPYYYKSPPPPVYSSPPPYYYKSPPPPVHSPPPPYYYKSPPPPVHSPPPPYYYKSPPPPSPSPPPPYYYKSPPPPVYSPPPPYYYKSPPPPSPSPPPPYYYKSPPPPVHIPAPYYYKSPPPPVYSSPPPYYYKSPPPPVYSPPPPYYYKSPPPPVYSPPPPYYYKSPPPPVYSPPPPYYYKSPPPPVYSPPPPYYYKSPPPPVHSPPPPYYYKSPPPPVHSPPPPYYYKSPPPPVYSPPPPYYYKSPPPPSPSPPPPYYYHSPPPPVHSPPPPYYYKSPPPPSPSPPPPYYYHSPPPPVHSPPPPYYYKSPPPPSPSPPPPYYYHSPPPPVKSPPPPVYNYASPPPPY is encoded by the exons ATGGCGATTCCGGGCGGAAACCCGCCTCGGGGTCAGTTTTGGCCCCATTTTGCAGTGGCATTGCTGGCCATTATAGTTGTTGTTTCAAGTAATGTAGTTTCAGTATCTGCTGATGGCTACTCTTATGCTTCTCCACCACCCCCACCTTATGAATATaaatcaccaccaccaccggAAAAATCTCCACCTTATGAGTATAagtcaccaccaccacctgAAAAATCTCCACCTTATGAGTACAAGTCACCTCCACCACCTGAAAAATCTCCACCACCACCTTATGAGTACAAGTCACCTCCACCACCCGAAAAATCTCCACCACCACCTTACGAGTACAAGTCACCTCCACCACCCGAAAAATATCCTCCACCACCTTATGAGTACAAGTCTCCTCCACCGCCCGAAAAGTCTCCACCTCCGCCTTACTACTACGAGTCTCCTCCACCTCCTGAGAAATCACCACCACCCCCACCTTACTACTACAAGTCTCCCCCACCACCCGAAAAGTCTCCACCTCCACCATACTACTACAAGTCCCCCCCGCCACCTGAAAAATATCCATCCCCACATTACTACTACAAGTCTCCCCCACCACCATCTCCTTCACCACCTCCACCTTACTACTACAAGTCGCCTCCACCACCCGAGAAATCTCCGCCACCACCGTACTACTACAAGTCTCCCCCACCACCTGAAAAATCTCCACCCCCAC CTTACTACTATAAGTCTCCCCCACCACCCGAAAAGCATCTACCCCCAC CTTACTACTACAAGTCTCCACCACCTCCCGTGAAATATCCTCCACCGCCCTACTACTATAAATCTCCACCACCACCTTCACCATATCCTCCACCACCATACTATTACAAgtctccaccaccaccatctcCTTTACCACATCCTCCATACTACTACAAATCTCCACCTCCCCCGGTTAAGTATCCACCACCTCCTTACTACTATAAGTCTCCTCCACCACCCACGCATTACGTCTCACCGCCGTACTACTACCATTCTCCGCCACCACCTGCGCCATACCCTCACCCTCATCCACATCCCCACACTTTTGTGGTGAAGGTTGTTGGAAAAGTATACTGTTTCAGATGTTACGACTGGGAGTATCCGGAGAAGTCACATGACAAGAAACATCTTAAAG GTGCTGTAGTTGAAGTGACATGCGAGGTTGGTGACAAGAAAATCAAGGCATATGGAAAGACGAAGATCAACGGCAAATACAGCATCACAGTCGAAGGTTTTGATTACGGCAAATATGGAGCCAAAGCATGCAAGGCCAAGCTCCATATGGCACCAAAGGGTTCACCATGCAATATTCCCACTGACTTGCACTGGGGTAAAAAGGGAGCCAAACTTAAAGTCAAGTCGAAGACTGATTATGAAGTTGTGCTCTACGCCAAGCCATTTGCTTATGCTCCTAAGACTCCTTATGAGGAATGTGAGAAGCACAAGCCTGAGCCTACCCCCGCTCCTTATTACTACAAGTCACCGCCTCCACCGCCACCAACTTACATTTATAAGtctcctccacctccaccatATTATTACAAGTCTCCACCACCTCCTGTGAAATACCCACCACCTTATTACTATAAATCTCCCCCACCTCCTGTAAAATACCCACCGTCGCCTTATTACTATAAGTCTCCGCCACCACCATCTCCATCACCATATTACTATAAGTCTCCACCGCCACCAACTTACTCTCCTCCCCCATACTATTATAAGTCTCCACCTCCACCAGTCTATTCCCATCCCCCACCGTACTACTACAAGTCTCCTCCACCACCAGTTTATTCACCACCACCATACTACTATAAATCCCCACCACCACCGGTCTACTCACCTCCACCACCATACTATTACAAGTCTCCTCCCCCACCTGTCTACTCACCTCCACCATACTACTACAAATCTCCACCACCTCCAGTCCACTCACCTCCACCACCATATTACTATAAATCTCCACCACCTCCTTCACCCTCACCACCACCACCCTATTATTACAAATCCCCTCCACCTCCAATAAAGTATCCGACACCACCTTACTATTATAAATCTCCACCACCACCGGTCTATTCTTCTCCTCCACCGTATTACTACAAGTCACCTCCACCACCTGTCCACTCACCACCACCGCCATACTACTATAAATCACCTCCACCACCAGTCCACTCTCCTCCACCACCTTACTACTATAAATCTCCGCCACCTCCATCGCCATCTCCTCCACCTCCATACTATTATAAATCACCTCCACCACCAGTCTATTCACCCCCACCACCATACTACTACAAGTCTCCACCACCACCTTCACCATCCCCTCCACCTCCCTACTATTACAAGTCACCACCACCGCCAGTCCACATACCTGCCCCATACTATTACAAATCACCTCCACCACCAGTCTACTCATCTCCACCGCCTTACTACTACAAGTCACCCCCTCCTCCCGTTTACTCACCTCCGCCACCTTACTACTACAAGTCACCACCCCCTCCAGTTTACTCGCCTCCGCCACCGTACTACTACAAGTCACCGCCCCCTCCAGTTTACTCGCCTCCGCCACCGTACTACTACAAGTCACCGCCCCCTCCAGTTTACTCGCCTCCGCCACCATACTACTACAAATCCCCGCCACCACCAGTCCACTCTCCTCCACCTCCATACTACTACAAATCCCCGCCACCTCCAGTCCACTCTCCTCCTCCACCCTACTACTACAAATCCCCGCCACCACCAGTCTACTCTCCTCCCCCGCCCTACTACTACAAATCCCCACCACCTCCGTCGCCATCTCCTCCACCCCCATACTATTACCACTCTCCTCCCCCTCCAGTCCACTCACCTCCACCACCATACTATTACAAGTCCCCACCACCTCCGTCACCATCTCCTCCACCTCCGTACTATTACCACTCTCCTCCCCCACCAGTCCACTCGCCTCCACCACCGTACTATTACAAATCCCCACCACCTCCATCACCATCCCCACCACCTCCATACTACTACCACTCTCCTCCCCCACCTGTGAAGTCACCTCCACCACCAGTTTACAATTATGCATCTCCACCACCACCCTACTAA
- the LOC102608242 gene encoding extensin-2-like isoform X1 — MAIPGGNPPRGQFWPHFAVALLAIIVVVSSNVVSVSADGYSYASPPPPPYEYKSPPPPEKSPPYEYKSPPPPEKSPPYEYKSPPPPEKSPPPPYEYKSPPPPEKSPPPPYEYKSPPPPEKYPPPPYEYKSPPPPEKSPPPPYYYESPPPPEKSPPPPPYYYKSPPPPEKSPPPPYYYKSPPPPEKYPSPHYYYKSPPPPSPSPPPPYYYKSPPPPEKSPPPPYYYKSPPPPEKSPPPPYYYKSPPPPEKSPPPPYYYKSPPPPENSPPPPYYYKSPPPPEKSPPPPYYYKSPPPPEKHLPPPYYYKSPPPPEKSPPPPYYYKSPPPPVKYPPPPYYYKSPPPPSPYPPPPYYYKSPPPPSPLPHPPYYYKSPPPPVKYPPPPYYYKSPPPPTHYVSPPYYYHSPPPPAPYPHPHPHPHTFVVKVVGKVYCFRCYDWEYPEKSHDKKHLKGAVVEVTCEVGDKKIKAYGKTKINGKYSITVEGFDYGKYGAKACKAKLHMAPKGSPCNIPTDLHWGKKGAKLKVKSKTDYEVVLYAKPFAYAPKTPYEECEKHKPEPTPAPYYYKSPPPPPPTYIYKSPPPPPYYYKSPPPPVKYPPPYYYKSPPPPVKYPPSPYYYKSPPPPSPSPYYYKSPPPPTYSPPPYYYKSPPPPVYSHPPPYYYKSPPPPVYSPPPYYYKSPPPPVYSPPPPYYYKSPPPPVYSPPPYYYKSPPPPVHSPPPPYYYKSPPPPSPSPPPPYYYKSPPPPIKYPTPPYYYKSPPPPVYSSPPPYYYKSPPPPVHSPPPPYYYKSPPPPVHSPPPPYYYKSPPPPSPSPPPPYYYKSPPPPVYSPPPPYYYKSPPPPSPSPPPPYYYKSPPPPVHIPAPYYYKSPPPPVYSSPPPYYYKSPPPPVYSPPPPYYYKSPPPPVYSPPPPYYYKSPPPPVYSPPPPYYYKSPPPPVYSPPPPYYYKSPPPPVHSPPPPYYYKSPPPPVHSPPPPYYYKSPPPPVYSPPPPYYYKSPPPPSPSPPPPYYYHSPPPPVHSPPPPYYYKSPPPPSPSPPPPYYYHSPPPPVHSPPPPYYYKSPPPPSPSPPPPYYYHSPPPPVKSPPPPVYNYASPPPPY, encoded by the exons ATGGCGATTCCGGGCGGAAACCCGCCTCGGGGTCAGTTTTGGCCCCATTTTGCAGTGGCATTGCTGGCCATTATAGTTGTTGTTTCAAGTAATGTAGTTTCAGTATCTGCTGATGGCTACTCTTATGCTTCTCCACCACCCCCACCTTATGAATATaaatcaccaccaccaccggAAAAATCTCCACCTTATGAGTATAagtcaccaccaccacctgAAAAATCTCCACCTTATGAGTACAAGTCACCTCCACCACCTGAAAAATCTCCACCACCACCTTATGAGTACAAGTCACCTCCACCACCCGAAAAATCTCCACCACCACCTTACGAGTACAAGTCACCTCCACCACCCGAAAAATATCCTCCACCACCTTATGAGTACAAGTCTCCTCCACCGCCCGAAAAGTCTCCACCTCCGCCTTACTACTACGAGTCTCCTCCACCTCCTGAGAAATCACCACCACCCCCACCTTACTACTACAAGTCTCCCCCACCACCCGAAAAGTCTCCACCTCCACCATACTACTACAAGTCCCCCCCGCCACCTGAAAAATATCCATCCCCACATTACTACTACAAGTCTCCCCCACCACCATCTCCTTCACCACCTCCACCTTACTACTACAAGTCGCCTCCACCACCCGAGAAATCTCCGCCACCACCGTACTACTACAAGTCTCCCCCACCACCTGAAAAATCTCCACCCCCACCTTACTACTACAAGTCTCCTCCACCACCCGAGAAATCTCCGCCACCACCGTACTACTACAAGTCTCCCCCACCACCTGAAAACTCTCCACCCCCACCTTACTACTATAAGTCTCCTCCTCCCCCCGAAAAATCTCCACCACCACCTTACTACTATAAGTCTCCCCCACCACCCGAAAAGCATCTACCCCCACCTTACTACTATAAGTCTCCACCCCCACCCGAGAAATCTCCACCGCCACCTTACTACTACAAGTCTCCACCACCTCCCGTGAAATATCCTCCACCGCCCTACTACTATAAATCTCCACCACCACCTTCACCATATCCTCCACCACCATACTATTACAAgtctccaccaccaccatctcCTTTACCACATCCTCCATACTACTACAAATCTCCACCTCCCCCGGTTAAGTATCCACCACCTCCTTACTACTATAAGTCTCCTCCACCACCCACGCATTACGTCTCACCGCCGTACTACTACCATTCTCCGCCACCACCTGCGCCATACCCTCACCCTCATCCACATCCCCACACTTTTGTGGTGAAGGTTGTTGGAAAAGTATACTGTTTCAGATGTTACGACTGGGAGTATCCGGAGAAGTCACATGACAAGAAACATCTTAAAG GTGCTGTAGTTGAAGTGACATGCGAGGTTGGTGACAAGAAAATCAAGGCATATGGAAAGACGAAGATCAACGGCAAATACAGCATCACAGTCGAAGGTTTTGATTACGGCAAATATGGAGCCAAAGCATGCAAGGCCAAGCTCCATATGGCACCAAAGGGTTCACCATGCAATATTCCCACTGACTTGCACTGGGGTAAAAAGGGAGCCAAACTTAAAGTCAAGTCGAAGACTGATTATGAAGTTGTGCTCTACGCCAAGCCATTTGCTTATGCTCCTAAGACTCCTTATGAGGAATGTGAGAAGCACAAGCCTGAGCCTACCCCCGCTCCTTATTACTACAAGTCACCGCCTCCACCGCCACCAACTTACATTTATAAGtctcctccacctccaccatATTATTACAAGTCTCCACCACCTCCTGTGAAATACCCACCACCTTATTACTATAAATCTCCCCCACCTCCTGTAAAATACCCACCGTCGCCTTATTACTATAAGTCTCCGCCACCACCATCTCCATCACCATATTACTATAAGTCTCCACCGCCACCAACTTACTCTCCTCCCCCATACTATTATAAGTCTCCACCTCCACCAGTCTATTCCCATCCCCCACCGTACTACTACAAGTCTCCTCCACCACCAGTTTATTCACCACCACCATACTACTATAAATCCCCACCACCACCGGTCTACTCACCTCCACCACCATACTATTACAAGTCTCCTCCCCCACCTGTCTACTCACCTCCACCATACTACTACAAATCTCCACCACCTCCAGTCCACTCACCTCCACCACCATATTACTATAAATCTCCACCACCTCCTTCACCCTCACCACCACCACCCTATTATTACAAATCCCCTCCACCTCCAATAAAGTATCCGACACCACCTTACTATTATAAATCTCCACCACCACCGGTCTATTCTTCTCCTCCACCGTATTACTACAAGTCACCTCCACCACCTGTCCACTCACCACCACCGCCATACTACTATAAATCACCTCCACCACCAGTCCACTCTCCTCCACCACCTTACTACTATAAATCTCCGCCACCTCCATCGCCATCTCCTCCACCTCCATACTATTATAAATCACCTCCACCACCAGTCTATTCACCCCCACCACCATACTACTACAAGTCTCCACCACCACCTTCACCATCCCCTCCACCTCCCTACTATTACAAGTCACCACCACCGCCAGTCCACATACCTGCCCCATACTATTACAAATCACCTCCACCACCAGTCTACTCATCTCCACCGCCTTACTACTACAAGTCACCCCCTCCTCCCGTTTACTCACCTCCGCCACCTTACTACTACAAGTCACCACCCCCTCCAGTTTACTCGCCTCCGCCACCGTACTACTACAAGTCACCGCCCCCTCCAGTTTACTCGCCTCCGCCACCGTACTACTACAAGTCACCGCCCCCTCCAGTTTACTCGCCTCCGCCACCATACTACTACAAATCCCCGCCACCACCAGTCCACTCTCCTCCACCTCCATACTACTACAAATCCCCGCCACCTCCAGTCCACTCTCCTCCTCCACCCTACTACTACAAATCCCCGCCACCACCAGTCTACTCTCCTCCCCCGCCCTACTACTACAAATCCCCACCACCTCCGTCGCCATCTCCTCCACCCCCATACTATTACCACTCTCCTCCCCCTCCAGTCCACTCACCTCCACCACCATACTATTACAAGTCCCCACCACCTCCGTCACCATCTCCTCCACCTCCGTACTATTACCACTCTCCTCCCCCACCAGTCCACTCGCCTCCACCACCGTACTATTACAAATCCCCACCACCTCCATCACCATCCCCACCACCTCCATACTACTACCACTCTCCTCCCCCACCTGTGAAGTCACCTCCACCACCAGTTTACAATTATGCATCTCCACCACCACCCTACTAA